The DNA segment GTAACCCCCGCACCTGACCAGCACTCGAACAATGGCCTGTATGTTGCAACAAAACTAATATATTAATGTACGGCAAAATAAGGTGGTGTCTATGAAACTTGCTAAATGTGTTCTCTTCGCGGCCCTCGGCCTGGGCTCTGCCCTGATGGCGGGGATTGCTTCGGCCGATGAGCTCAAGGAAATCCGCATCGCCACGGAAGGGACCTATCCGCCCTTCAGCTACCTGGACAAGGGCAAGCTGACCGGCTTCGACGTGGATATCGCCAATGCACTGTGCGAACGGATGAAGATCAAGTGCGAGATCGTCGCCCAGGAATGGGACGGCATGATTCCAGGCCTGGTCGCCGGCAAGTACGACGCCATCGTCGCCTCGATGAACATCACCGAGGAGCGCAAGAAGAAGATCGATTTCAGCAACAAGTACTACGCCACCCCGGCGCGCTTCATCACCGTCAAGGATGGCGGCGTGAGCGCCATCACCCCGGCCGACCTGGCGGGCAAGAGCATTGGCGTGCAGGTCTCCACCACCCAGTCCAACTACCTTGAAGAGAACTACAAGGACTCGGACATCAAGCAGTACAAGACGGTCGACGACGCCGCCATGGACCTGGCCAACGGTCGCATCGACACGGTGTTCTCCGATGCCGCGCTGCTCTACGTATGGATGAAGACCAAGGATGGCGCCTGCTGCGCCTTCGTCGGTGGTGATGTGGTCAACGAGAAATACTTCGGGGTCGGCAAGGGTGTCGGTGTGCGCCAGGGCGAAGTTGCATTGCGCGAGCAGTTCAACAAGGCCATCGCCGAACTGCGGGCCGACGGCACCTACGAGAAGATCAACCAGAAGTACTTCCCGTTCTCGATCTACTGAGTGCACCAGGAAACGCCAGCCGGATTGCTCCGGCTGGCGTTTTTCGGCTTAGGCATAGAGACGCTTGAAGTCTTCCAGGGAGTCGCAGTTGGTGATGGTCGCCGAGTCTTCGGCGAAGAAATCCGGATGCTTCACCGAGAGGACTTTCAGGGTCTCGTAGATGCTGTCGATATGTACGCGCATGGCTTCAACTGCGGCTTCCTCGTCGCTGGCGCGGATCGCATCGGCAATGCGCTCGTGCTCCTCGATCACCTCGGCGAACTGGTTCTGCGCCGGGAAGGCCATGCGCCGTACCCGGTCCAACTGCCCCTTGGCGCCGTTGAGCAGACGCCACAGGTTGGGGTAGCCGGAGCATTCGCAGATGATCCGGTGAAACTCCTCGTCTAGGGCGTAGAACTCGTCGACGCTGCGGTGCTCGGAGGCGAACTTCTGGCGCATCAGCAAGGTGGTGAAGGGGTCGATGCGGTCCTTCTCGTAGAAGCGCGCAGCCAGGCGCACGGTGCGGTACTCGATGCTCTCGCGCACGATCTGGCCTTCGATCACGTCCTTGAGCTTGATCAGGCTGACGCTGGTGCTCGAGTTGGGCTTGATGGTGATCAGCTTCTGGTTGGCCAGTTGCAATACCGCTTCACGCAGCGGTGTCCTCGAGATGTCCAGTTGCGCGCACAGCTCCTTTTCGCTGATCACGTCCCCCGGTTGCAGGCGCAGGGAAATGATCGCCGAGCGCAGCAACTCGTAGACCTGGGCTGTCTTGGGCAGGCGGTGGTCGAGCAACTCGGGATGGAAAACGGGGGCATTCAATGAGAGGACTCCGCGGAGGGGCTGGAAAGATGTACTCGTATATTAGCGAAAATGCAGGCATTCGTTGAGGGGCTAGTTTCCCTGGGCGGTGCCGATTGTTCAGGTGCGGGTCGTAGGTTCCCGGGAAATCCGCACGCCGAATCCGCCTTGTGTGCCAGCGGCAACCTCCAGCAGGTCCTCCTGGACCCGCGTGGTTTCGATGCACAGCATGCCGTGCCAGGCCTCGGGGTGGAACTGGTCCAGGCTGGCTGCGCGTTCCGGTCCCGGATTCCAGAGGACGGCGGAGCGGCTGTCACGGGGTTCGATCACGATGCGCCGTTGCCAGGCTGGGTCCTCGAGGGTCAGGCGATCTGGCAGGCCCTGATAGACCCGTTCGGTCAGGCCGGCGATAGGCGGTTCATCAACCTGCTGGCACAGGACGCGGTCCTTGAGATTGTCCTGGTAGCGGGTACCGGCGAAGCCCTGAAGGCTGACTTCGCGGACATCGCTGACCGCGTAGTAGCTGTGCAGCGCGGCGGCCATGGCGATGCTCCGGGAGCCCGCGTTGCTGATCTCCAGGTGCAGTTCGAGTGCCAGGGGCTCCAGGCTCAAGTGGAGGCGGGTAGTCAGACCGTGGTGATCGACCGGGGATCGCAGGGTGAGGCGCAGGGCCTGTGGCTCCAGTGAGGTGCATTCGAGCCGCCAATCGACTTGCCGGACCAAGCCGTGGAAGGGTGGCTCGGCACATTGCCAGGCGTCGCGCACTGCCTGCGGGTTGGTTTCCAGCGCGGTGAACCAGGGCCAGCACACCGGTACCCCGCCACGGATTGGCTGGCCTGGGATAAAGCTGGCGTGCGGGTTGTTCCAGATCACTGCGGGTTCGCCGTGAAAGCCGTATTCGAGCAACTGCGCGCCCTGAGCGCTGATCAACGCGAAAGCGTCGCCCAGTTCCAGGCGCCAGGCGGGGAGGCCATTGATATTGACGGCGTGGATGGCTGCGGTGGCTAGCATGGATAAGGCTCCGGGGCAGTTGTCAGGAAGGACTGAAATTGCTACTAATATATTAGTATAACAATATTAAAGCAGAAATCTGCGCAAGAGACGGAGCAAACCGATGAAAGTTTTGCAGTGGGGGATTTCCGCGATGGAACGGTTTTCGTTCTCGCGAAAGTTCCAGGTACTCATGCTGGTGTTCCTGATCCCTTTGGGGTACGGCTTGTGGGTGTTGTGCAGCGGTTACCGCAGCGAATTGAGCCGCATCGAGGCGGAGCGCCGGGGAGTGGCCTTGCTGGCGACGCTGGGTGCCGGGCAGGCCGGGGCGGCGTCCGGGCGCAACCTGGCGGCGCGCTGGCGTGCTACGGATGTAGCCGCCCGTGGTGATGGTGCGTCGCTGAACGACATGACAGTGTGGCTAGGTGATCAGGACGAGCGCCGCGAGCAATTGCAGGCGCTGCTGGACCAAGGGGCATTAGATGCGTCCGGGAGACTGGAGCGGGCGCTGGCCAGCGAAGTCGAGTCGCTGTCCAGCGAGCACCAGCGGCTGGAGCGTGCCCGCCAGGACCCACAAGCGCTGGCCAGTTGGTGGGCCGATGCACACAACGCAGCGACCCGTTCGCTGCAGGCCACGGGCAAGCTGATCGAACTCGCCGCCAGTGACCATGGCTTGCGGCGCGATACTTGGGCGGACACCTCGGAACTGATCGATATCATCACCTTTCAGGTGCCGGATCTCACCCGCCAGTTGACCGCAGTGGGCAGCACCGGGCAGGGGGTGATCGGCTCCGGCGGTTTCAACCTGCTGACCCGCTCGCAACTTCGTGACGCACTCGCCGCCACCCAGGCGACGCTCGACACGCTGGCGCAGAGCACAGCCAGCACAGCCAGCACCGCCGTTGCCCAGGAGCAGGAGGAGGACTGGCAGCACGCCACTCAGGCCGGGCTGGAGCAGATAGCCAGTGTGGTCAGGAAACTGGAACAGGACTTCTTCCGACGTGATATCACCTCATTGCAGCCGATGGCCGTCAGCAATCAGATAGCGCAGGCACTGACGCTGGCAAACAGCTTGCAGGCCAGCACGCAGCGCTACCTTGACCAACGCTTGAGCCTTTATCAGGCGCGAGCCTGGCAGGGTGGATTGCTGGCACTGTCGCTGTTCAGCGTGATGACGCTCCTGGCCTTGTACGGATTGCTGTGTGTGCAGGTCTCGATCCGGCGAACCACCGCAGGCATCACCCGGATGGCGCATTCGCTCAGCGAGGGGGATCTGCGTTCCCGAGTGAGTGTGCTCGGCAGAGACGAACTGGCCACTATCGGGCATGGCCTCAACGCCGCCCAGGAGCAGTTGCAGAGTACGATCCATGGGATCATCCAGCAGACACATGGCGTCACCGCCACGGTCTCGGTGCTGGATGAGCAGGCTGGCGCCTCGCTCCAGGCAGCGGACAATCAGCGTCAGCAGGTGGCGTTGATCGCCGCTGCTGCCGTGGAACTGGCCAGCACTGCGCGCAGCGTGGCGCAGACCTGTAGCGAGGCGGTCGTTCATTCCGCCGAAGCGCGCAACCTGGCCAGTGCCGGCCAGTTGCGCAGCCTGCAGACTACCCAGGGCATGCAGCAACTGACTGGACGCCTGGACGAAGCGGCGGTTGCCCTTGAGCAACTGCGCGAGCGGACCCAGCGGATTGACGTGGTGGTCGCGGTGATCAGGAACATTGCCGAGCAGACCAACCTGCTTGCGCTCAACGCCAGCATCGAGGCGGCCCGGGCGGGGGAGCACGGTCGGGGCTTTGCGGTGGTAGCCGATCAGGTGCGCGAGCTGTCGGCGCAGACCCAGGCCTCGACCGCCGAGATCGGCAGTACGGTGGCAGCGTTGCAGGAAGGCGTGCGGGTGACGGCCAGCTTCATGCAGAGCGCATGCGAGCAATCCAAGGGCGATGCTGGCGAAGTGGTTCGTCTGGGCGAGCAATTGCAACTGATTGCCGGCGCGTCGCGGCAAGTTGGGGATATGCTTGAACAGATTGCGGCAGCGGCGGATGAGCAGGCTGAAACGGCGCAAGCGATCAGTTCGAATATCCTGCGGGTCGACGAGGCTTCGATGCAGATTCTGGAGAGCGCCCGTGAAGTAAACGGTGTAGCGACGAGGTTGAAATCCGGATGCGCGTCTTTGAAGGACACTACTCAGCGTTTCCGTCTTTATACCCCAGCCTGAAATCGCGACGTGGAGCAGGCGGCAGGATCCCTACCGCCGTGTCATCGCGGTAGTCGTCAAGTCCTGAAGCCAGACATTAGGCGCTGCTGATCATTGGCAGGCCCATTGAGGCTGGTGTTGATGGTCGCAGCATGTTCCGAATGGCTCATCAGCGACTGGCGATCCTACGCCACAGGCGGACGTGCATGGATACTCACCGGATCGGGAAGGCTGATTACGGCGACCCACATCGCCCGAGCGTGGACTACGGTTGGGAGTTTCCTGACGCAGGCAGATGACCAGCGCTTAGCGCAGCGCTCCCACCGGCAACACATCGATAGCGTTGTAGACGATCTCGCGACTCTAATGCGCGCCAGGCCTGCACAGCTGCTGCAATGTACCGCGAGCTTCAGCAACAGCGGCCAGTGTTCGGCCAAGCGGGAGAAAGCGAGGCTCTCCTGAGTGGTGACCTTGATACCCGGTGAAACTGCGAGGTCCAGGCAGGCGAGTGCCTGACGCTGGGTCAAGCTCTTCGTTGAGACGGACAGTGTTCGAGCTTGATCCCCGAGGTCGAGCAATTCTCGGGCGTGGCCACTGACTTCCTATTTTCTGATTGGGAGTACTTGGACCGGACACCGATTACACGCTGCAGCGTGTTCCTGTGCGGGAACGGTTAAAACTCTGGAGCACCATGCCGATCTTGAAGCCCACTGCGGTTGGTACTTGAGGCTGGGCCGTACCAGTGGGTGATGTGCGGTCGCCCCCAGAGGCCTGATAGCTGGAAATTGAGGGAATTTGAAAAATCTGATTGATTTAGCCGGTCTACGACGGGCTTTTCCAAAAATGCGCAGTAATTATGCGTGTTATGAAAAACAAAGCAGTATTGCTGCGCTTAATTGGTTTTGAAGTACGTTTTTAAGCGCGCAAGATGCATAAGCTATTCAAACAGAACAACACATCTGAAGTGGTAGCTATGAAAAACCTTGCCAAGAATGCTTTGAGTCAGCTCAAGCGGCCAGATCTTCTGGAAACGCGTGCCTATATCAATGGGGAGTGGATCGATGATGGGAATCGATTGGATGTTACTGACCCGGGTACTGACGAGAAAATTGCAGAAGTCAGCCATTGCGATATCGTCTGGGTTGACCGCGCCGTTGAAGCTGCCAGCGCCGCATTCCCTGCATGGCGCGATCTGCTACCCGTTCAGCGTGGCGCTATCCTTCGCAAATGGGCTGCTCTGATTCGTGAGCATGCTCAAGACCTGGCTGTGATCATGACTGCAGAACAGGGTAAGCCTCTGGCTGACTCCGTTGGTGAAATCGCATATGGCGCCAATTTCATTGATTGGTTCGCCGCTGAGGGTGAGCGTTGCTACGGGGAGACAATCCCTAGCCATCTGCCTAACAGCCAGCTGCTGACTAAACTGCAGCCTATTGGTGTGACCTGCGCCATCACGCCTTGGAACTTTCCGAGTGCGATGATTACCCGCAAAGCAGCTGCCGCGTTGGCTGCGGGCTGCTCCATGATCGTTAAGCCAGCCCCTGAAACTCCGCTGTCCGCGTTGGCTTTGGCCAAGCTAGCAGAGGAAGCAGGTATCCCCGCAGGTGTGTTCCAGGTAGTTACGGGTGATCCGATCACCCATTCCGCACGCCTGCTGCAGAACCCTCAGGTACGAGCCTTCAGCTTCACTGGCTCGACCCAAATCGGGAAGATTCTGCTCAAGCAAGCGGGCGACACCGTCAAGAAGGTATCGCTGGAGCTGGGCGGTCACGCTCCTTTCATTGTTTTCGATGACGCTTCCATCGAAGAAGCAGTGAAAGGCTGCATTGGCGCTAAGTTCGCCACCTCGGGTCAGGACTGCTTGGGTGCTAACCGCATCTATGTACAGCGCTCCAAGTATGACGAGTTCGTCAAGGCGTTCGGGGAAGCGACCGCCAAGCTTCGAGTCGGTCATGGTTTCGAGGCGGGTGTTGATATCGGCCCAATGACTCGTTCAAGCGTGGCACAGAAGTGCCAGGAACACATCACCAACGCCTTGGCTAAGGGTGCTCGCTTGGTAGTTGGCAGCCCTGTGACTCAGGGTAACTTCGTTGTGCCAACAGTCCTGTCCGATGTTACTGACGACATGGCTATCGCGTACGAAGAAACTTTCGGTCCGGTTGCGGCAATTCTTCCTTTCGACACGGAAGCTGAAGTCCTGACCCGCGCAAATAACACCGAATACGGTCTAGCGGCGTATGTGTACACCAACGACTTGCGAAAGGCGCTGCGTCTTTCCGATAGTTTGGAGTATGGCATGGTGGCACTGAATACGCCAAAGTTCACCGGTGCCCCTATTCCTTTTGGGGGATGGAAACAGTCTGGTTTGGGCCGTGAAGGTTCCAAGCATGGATTGTCCGAGTACATGGAAATCAAATACGTCTGTTTCGGCGGCCTGTAATTTCTAGGAGTCAAAAATGAACAAACAAGAACATGATCTGATCTCTGCTCAGGATCGCAATTCCGTACTACACCCTTTCACCAACCTGAAAGATTTTGCTTCTGGTAAACTTGGGGATCCAACTATCGTTGAGTCCGGCAAGGGTCTTTGCATCACCGACTCGACTGGTCGTGAGTACATTGATGGTTTCGCTGGCCTTTACTGCATGAACGTCGGTTATGGTCGTACTGATGTAGCTGAAGCCATTTCACGTCAGGCCCACAAGCTCGCTTACTATCATAGCTATGCGGCGCACACCACTGACGAGCTGGCACGCCTGTCTGATCGTCTGGTGAAGATGGCTCCAGGTAAAATGAGCAAGGTCTTCTACGGCCTGTCTGGATCCGACGCCAACGAAACACAGGCGAAGCTGGTGTGGTACTACAACAACCTGCGTGGTCTGCCGAAAAAGAAAAAGATCATCACCCGTGATCGTGGCTACCACGGTTGCTCGGTCGTATCTGGCTCGATGACTGGCATGAGCTTCTACCACGATTACATGGATCTCCCGGTTAGCGGCATCCTGCGCACCGGTGCACCGCACTACTACTGGGGCGCTGAGCCAGGTGAGAGCGAGGAACAGTTTTCTGCACGTCGCGCCGCTGAGCTTGAAGAGCTCATCCTGCGCGAAGGCCCTGACACTATCGGCGCCTTCATCGCTGAGCCTGTTTTGGGTACTGGCGGTATCACGCCGCCTCCAGCCGGTTACTGGGCAGCAATCCAGCCGATCCTGAAGAAATACGACATCCTGCTGATCGCTGACGAGGTTATCACCGGCTTCGGTCGCACTGGCGCAATGTTTGGCTGTGACAAATACGGTATCGAGCCTGACCTCATCACCGTTGCCAAAGGCCTGACTTCTGCATACGCGCCGCTGTCGGCGTCGATTGTGGGCGAGAAGGTTTACAAAGTCATGGAAGAGGGCGCAGATAAAGTTGGCGCCTTCTCCCACGGCTACACCTACTCGGGTCACCCGATTGGTGTCGCAGCGGCGAATGCTGTTCTGGACATCGTTGAAGGTGAAGATATTCCTGGTAATGCCGCGCGTGTAGGTGAGTACTTCCAGAAGAGTCTGAAAGAAGTCTTCGAGGGTCTGCCGATTGTTGGCGAGGTGCGTGGTGTGGGCCTGATGGCTGCACTGGAGTTCGTAGCTGACCCAGCCACCAAAACCCGCCTTGACCCAGCTCTGAAGGTTGGTGCTCGCATTTCCAAAGCTGCCCGCGACCTTAATTTGATCGCGCGCGCGATGCCGCATGGTGAGATCTTGGGCTTCGCGCCTCCGCTGGTCGCAACCAATAATGATATCGATAAGATCGTTGATATCGCCAGCAAAGCTGTTAACAAGGTTATCAACGAGCTCACCGCTGAAGGTGCTCTACGCTAAACATTGTTTAGCAGTGAAGAACGGGCCGGCTCCAAACAGGCCCGTTTTTTAATGGCTACCAATTAAAGTTTGGTCTCAGCTAAAAGTCGTTGGGCTGATGCTGATGATTCAACCGATTTATTACAAAAGTTATAAAATTAAAAATCGTTGATAGGTGTGACAATGGTTGAAGTTGCCAAAACCGGAGCGCAGAAGGAATCTGGCTCTGAAGAAGTGCAAGGATTGCATCGAGGACTCTCGAATCGTCACATTCAATTCATTGCGTTGGGTGGTGCAATCGGATCGGGTCTGTTCATGGGCGCCGGCAAGGCCATCAGTGTCTCTGGTACCTCCATCATTTTCACGTACATGCTCATCGGGATTGTTTTGTTCTTTATGATGAGAGCAATGGGAGAGCTTCTGCTCTAAAATCTCGAATACAAAACGTTCGGTGATTTTTGCTCTGACTACCTTGGGCCGTGGGCAGGATTTTTCATTGGTTGGTCGTATTGGCTAACCTGGATCGTCGCCGTGACTGCGGATTCTGTTGTCATTGGTGGCTATTTTTAGTATTGGTTCCCGGAACTTCCAGCGTGGGGCCCAGTACTTGTGATTCTTGGTCTGTTGCTATCGCTCAATTTTCTGACTTTAAGGTGGTTTGGTGGGTTAGAGTTTTGGTTCTAGCTGGTGAAAGTCATGGCAGTGGTCAGCCTGATCGTCGTGGGCCTGGTGCTTATCGCTACCTCGTTCGTATCTCAGACTGGAGTCACAGCCTCTTTCAGCCATTTGATAGACCGAGAGGTTTTCCTTCCGTTCGGCGTAAGCGGTTTCTTCGCAGGCATTCCAGAATGCAATCCTTTCATTCGCAGGAGTTGAAATGATTGGCGCAACTGCCGCCGAAGCGAAGGATCCACATAAAATCCTCCCCAAGGCTATCAATGCGGTGCCAATTCGGGTAATGGTGTTCTATATGCTCTCCCTGATCTGCATCATCAG comes from the Pseudomonas urmiensis genome and includes:
- a CDS encoding NAD-dependent succinate-semialdehyde dehydrogenase translates to MKNLAKNALSQLKRPDLLETRAYINGEWIDDGNRLDVTDPGTDEKIAEVSHCDIVWVDRAVEAASAAFPAWRDLLPVQRGAILRKWAALIREHAQDLAVIMTAEQGKPLADSVGEIAYGANFIDWFAAEGERCYGETIPSHLPNSQLLTKLQPIGVTCAITPWNFPSAMITRKAAAALAAGCSMIVKPAPETPLSALALAKLAEEAGIPAGVFQVVTGDPITHSARLLQNPQVRAFSFTGSTQIGKILLKQAGDTVKKVSLELGGHAPFIVFDDASIEEAVKGCIGAKFATSGQDCLGANRIYVQRSKYDEFVKAFGEATAKLRVGHGFEAGVDIGPMTRSSVAQKCQEHITNALAKGARLVVGSPVTQGNFVVPTVLSDVTDDMAIAYEETFGPVAAILPFDTEAEVLTRANNTEYGLAAYVYTNDLRKALRLSDSLEYGMVALNTPKFTGAPIPFGGWKQSGLGREGSKHGLSEYMEIKYVCFGGL
- a CDS encoding aspartate aminotransferase family protein translates to MNKQEHDLISAQDRNSVLHPFTNLKDFASGKLGDPTIVESGKGLCITDSTGREYIDGFAGLYCMNVGYGRTDVAEAISRQAHKLAYYHSYAAHTTDELARLSDRLVKMAPGKMSKVFYGLSGSDANETQAKLVWYYNNLRGLPKKKKIITRDRGYHGCSVVSGSMTGMSFYHDYMDLPVSGILRTGAPHYYWGAEPGESEEQFSARRAAELEELILREGPDTIGAFIAEPVLGTGGITPPPAGYWAAIQPILKKYDILLIADEVITGFGRTGAMFGCDKYGIEPDLITVAKGLTSAYAPLSASIVGEKVYKVMEEGADKVGAFSHGYTYSGHPIGVAAANAVLDIVEGEDIPGNAARVGEYFQKSLKEVFEGLPIVGEVRGVGLMAALEFVADPATKTRLDPALKVGARISKAARDLNLIARAMPHGEILGFAPPLVATNNDIDKIVDIASKAVNKVINELTAEGALR
- a CDS encoding methyl-accepting chemotaxis protein; its protein translation is MELASTARSVAQTCSEAVVHSAEARNLASAGQLRSLQTTQGMQQLTGRLDEAAVALEQLRERTQRIDVVVAVIRNIAEQTNLLALNASIEAARAGEHGRGFAVVADQVRELSAQTQASTAEIGSTVAALQEGVRVTASFMQSACEQSKGDAGEVVRLGEQLQLIAGASRQVGDMLEQIAAAADEQAETAQAISSNILRVDEASMQILESAREVNGVATRLKSGCASLKDTTQRFRLYTPA
- a CDS encoding lysine/arginine/ornithine ABC transporter substrate-binding protein, with translation MKLAKCVLFAALGLGSALMAGIASADELKEIRIATEGTYPPFSYLDKGKLTGFDVDIANALCERMKIKCEIVAQEWDGMIPGLVAGKYDAIVASMNITEERKKKIDFSNKYYATPARFITVKDGGVSAITPADLAGKSIGVQVSTTQSNYLEENYKDSDIKQYKTVDDAAMDLANGRIDTVFSDAALLYVWMKTKDGACCAFVGGDVVNEKYFGVGKGVGVRQGEVALREQFNKAIAELRADGTYEKINQKYFPFSIY
- a CDS encoding D-hexose-6-phosphate mutarotase produces the protein MLATAAIHAVNINGLPAWRLELGDAFALISAQGAQLLEYGFHGEPAVIWNNPHASFIPGQPIRGGVPVCWPWFTALETNPQAVRDAWQCAEPPFHGLVRQVDWRLECTSLEPQALRLTLRSPVDHHGLTTRLHLSLEPLALELHLEISNAGSRSIAMAAALHSYYAVSDVREVSLQGFAGTRYQDNLKDRVLCQQVDEPPIAGLTERVYQGLPDRLTLEDPAWQRRIVIEPRDSRSAVLWNPGPERAASLDQFHPEAWHGMLCIETTRVQEDLLEVAAGTQGGFGVRISREPTTRT
- a CDS encoding GntR family transcriptional regulator, whose product is MNAPVFHPELLDHRLPKTAQVYELLRSAIISLRLQPGDVISEKELCAQLDISRTPLREAVLQLANQKLITIKPNSSTSVSLIKLKDVIEGQIVRESIEYRTVRLAARFYEKDRIDPFTTLLMRQKFASEHRSVDEFYALDEEFHRIICECSGYPNLWRLLNGAKGQLDRVRRMAFPAQNQFAEVIEEHERIADAIRASDEEAAVEAMRVHIDSIYETLKVLSVKHPDFFAEDSATITNCDSLEDFKRLYA